The Longimicrobium sp. genome segment GCGTTTGTTGCAGCGGTTTCAACCGCCGGAGCCCGCCTCACCCCCTCACGGCAGCGCGAACACGAACAGCGCGCTCCCCCGCGGCGCGCCGTACATCTCCGGCGCGTAACCCTCCAGCCAGCCGCCCCATCCTGTGGGGACGGCGATGTACTGCTTGCCGCGCACGCTGTAGGTGACCGGGTTGCTGTGGATACCGTTGCCCGTCTGGTAGCTCCACACCAGGGCGCCGGTGCGCGCGTCCCAGGCGTTGAAGCGGCCGTTGGGCTCGCCCGTGAACACCAGCCCGCCCGCCGTGCTCAGCATCGACGCCACCATGGGATGCTCGCCGCGCCACGACCACACCTCGCGGCCGTTGACGTCGATCGCCTTCACGTACCCCGTCTGCTCGTAGCTGCGCACGTCCGCCTCGCCGCCGAGGTAGTACATGCTCTCGCGGAAGTGGACGGGGCCGCGCTTGAAGCGGGCGCACACGTCGATCACGGGGACGTAGAAGAGCCCAGTCTGGGGGCTGTACGAGGCGTGCGGCCACTCCTTCGCCCCCGCCGGCCCAGGGCAGATCTCCGTGCCCTCGGGCGTGGGGATCAGGCGCGGGGTGACGCGTCCCGTGGTGCCGTCGATGGTGCCCCAGGTGGCGCGGGCAAAGGGTGCGGCGCGCACGAGCTGGCCGTTGGTGCGGTCCAGGACGAAGAAGTAGCCGTTGCGGTCGAAGTGCCCCAGCAGCCGCCGCCCGCCCTGCTCGAAGAGGATGTTCTCGTTGACGCCGTCGTAGTCCCACACGTCGTGCGGCGTCCACTGGTAGTGCCAGCGCAGGGCGCCATCGTCCGGATCGATGGCGACGACCGAGCTGGTGTACAGGTTGTTGCCGGGACGCGGGCCGCCGTCGAACACCGGGCCCGGGTTGCCCGTGCCCCAGTAGAGGAGGTCGAGCTCGGGATCGTAGGTGCCGGTGACCCATGCCGTGCCGCCGCCGCGCGCCCACGCCTCCGCCGGCCACGACTCCGAGCCCGGCTCGCCTGGCTTCGGGACGTTGTACCGGCGCCACACGCGGTTG includes the following:
- a CDS encoding PQQ-dependent dehydrogenase, methanol/ethanol family; this translates as MIRTLRRASALLALAAAAACASRPPNWPVTETSKPMTAFNEAMRGSAPPVTQGVDGERIRRARAEPQNWLTYYGAYDGQRFSSLDQINTSNVRGLRPAWNFQFAPVGLMATPATYSWEAAPIVVDGVMFISGYDGYVWALDAATGELLWQYKHEIPLDVPLCCGNVNRGVAVAGGRVYYATTNGYLVALDATSGRLVWQKAFADVRAGESATLAPLVVKNLVVVGSSGAEYGVRGHIDAFDQATGNRVWRRYNVPKPGEPGSESWPAEAWARGGGTAWVTGTYDPELDLLYWGTGNPGPVFDGGPRPGNNLYTSSVVAIDPDDGALRWHYQWTPHDVWDYDGVNENILFEQGGRRLLGHFDRNGYFFVLDRTNGQLVRAAPFARATWGTIDGTTGRVTPRLIPTPEGTEICPGPAGAKEWPHASYSPQTGLFYVPVIDVCARFKRGPVHFRESMYYLGGEADVRSYEQTGYVKAIDVNGREVWSWRGEHPMVASMLSTAGGLVFTGEPNGRFNAWDARTGALVWSYQTGNGIHSNPVTYSVRGKQYIAVPTGWGGWLEGYAPEMYGAPRGSALFVFALP